A window from Chaetodon trifascialis isolate fChaTrf1 chromosome 5, fChaTrf1.hap1, whole genome shotgun sequence encodes these proteins:
- the mospd1 gene encoding motile sperm domain-containing protein 1, which yields MQQQHRQPELVEGSLPVFVFPTELVFYADDQTSHKQVLTLYNPYEFALKFKVLCTAPNKYTVVDATGAVKPQCCVDIVIRHRDLRPCHYGVYDKFRLQVSEQSQRKALGRKEVTATLRPSASQDPPSPRPQDEERRIKEQFADSEFFEQTAFQTESRPVAGGPSLLTVLLGLVCMAALMLPTLGEQESTVPVYLHLSVNKKLVAAYVLGLLTMVILRT from the exons atgcagcagcagcatcgaCAGCCTGAGCTGGTGGAAGGAAGCCTTCCCGTGTTTGTGTTCCCCACTGAGCTCGTCTTCTACGCAGATGATCAGACGTCTCACAAGCAGGTGCTCACCCTCTACAACCCCTATGAGTTCGCTCTCAAGTTTAAAG tGCTGTGCACAGCGCCAAACAAGTACACAGTGGTGGATGCCACTGGAGCAGTCAAGCCACAGTGCTGTGTTGAcat AGTAATCAGACACAGAGATTTGCGGCCATGCCATTATGGGGTGTACGACAAGTTCCGACTGCAGGTGTCGGAGCAGAGTCAGCGGAAAGCTCTTGGTCGCAAAGAGGTGACGGCCACGCTCCGTCCGTCCGCCTCACAGGATCCACCCAGCCCCCGGCCCCAAGATGAGGAACGCAGAATCAAAGAGCAGTTTGCAGACAGCGAATTTTTTGAACAGACTGCATTTCAGACAG agaGCCGTCCTGTTGCTGGAGGCCCCAGTCTGCTGACGGTGCTGCTTGGGCTGGTGTGTATGGCCGCCCTGATGCTCCCGACGCTGGGGGAGCAAGAATCTACTGTGCCTGTCTACCTCCACTTAAGTGTTAACAAGAAACTTGTAGCTGCTTATGTTCTCG GTCTACTTACAATGGTCATCCTACGCACATGA
- the hprt1 gene encoding hypoxanthine-guanine phosphoribosyltransferase, with the protein MAGTNTDMATSSPCVVISDEEQGYDLDLFCIPKHYASDLERVYIPHGLILDRTERLAREIMKEMGGHHIVALCVLKGGYKFFADLLDYIKALNRNSDRSIPMTVDFIRLKSYCNDQSTGEIKVIGGDDLSTLTGKNVLIVEDIIDTGKTMKTLLQLLKQYNPKMVKVASLLVKRTPRSVGYRPDFVGFEVPDKFVVGYALDYNEYFRDLNHICVISETGKEKYKA; encoded by the exons ATGGCAGGGACCAACACGGACATGGCGACGTCCAGCCCTTGTGTTGTG ATCAGTGATGAGGAGCAGGGATATGACCTGGACCTTTTCTGCATACCAAAGCACTACGCCTCTGACCTGGAGCGCGTCTACATCCCACATGGACTCATCTTGGACAG GACAGAGAGACTGGCCAGAGAGATCATGAAGGAAATGGGGGGCCACCACATCGTGGCCCTCTGTGTGCTCAAAGGGGGTTACAAGTTCTTTGCAGACCTGCTGGACTACATCAAGGCCCTGAACAGGAACAGTGACCGCTCCATCCCAATGACAGTGGACTTCATTCGCCTCAAGAGCTACTGT AATGACCAGTCGACAGGTGAAATCAAAGTCATTGGTGGAGATGACCTGTCTACATTGACAGGCAAG AACGTCTTGATCGTGGAG GATATTATCGACACAGGGAAGACAATGAAGACTCTATTGCAGCTCCTCAAGCAGTACAATCCCAAAATGGTTAAAGTAGCAAG TTTGTTGGTGAAGAGAACACCAAGAAGTGTTGGCTACCGACCAGACT TTGTAGGATTCGAGGTTCCTGACAAATTTGTGGTGGGATATGCACTAGACTACAACGAGTACTTTAGAGATCTAAAT cataTCTGTGTCATTAGTGAAACAGGGAAGGAGAAGTACAAGGCATGA
- the pabir2 gene encoding protein FAM122B yields MNNSRVLPQEKMELDLEIPSSLVQSDGHLRRSNSAPMINGLSDNSQVFQREVLRSRRNSTTVVNRPNMVPSSPIRVPSTRLHQIKQEEGVDVMNRETAHEREVQAAMQMSQSWEESLSLSDNDLEKSASSSPKRIDFVPVSPAPSPTRGIGKKQCFSPSLQILVSSNGLTPSPIPSPTRRFSRRSQSPINCIRASILGPIKRKGEMETESQPKRLFQGTTTMLSSDVSNLSDLSSCHSPDLLDGSLSSVGSSTDSPGKMEGVSPSSSSNSPFASLQDLSPK; encoded by the exons ATGAACAATTCAAGAGTCTTGCCACAAGAAAAGATGGAGCTGGATCTGGAAATCCCATCTTCACTAGTTCAGAGCGATGGACACTTGAGAAGATCCAACAGTGCACCCATGATAAATGGCTTAAG TGATAACTCCCAAGTGTTCCAGAGAGAGGTCCTGCGTAGCCGGAGAAATAGCACTACAGTTGTCAACAGGCCCAATATG GTCCCTTCATCACCTATTCGCGTCCCCAGCACCAGGCTTCATCAGATAAAACAA GAGGAGGGTGTAGACGTGATGAACCGAGAGACTGCTCATGAACG GGAAGTTCAAGCCGCAATGCAAATGAGTCAGTCCTGGGAAGAAAGCCTTAGTCTG AGTGACAATGATTTGGAGAAGTCAGCATCTTCATCTCCGAAGCGCATTGACTTTGTGCCCGTGTCGCCTGCCCCATCCCCAACTAGAGGAATAGGAAAAAAG cagtgtttctctccTTCGCTACAAATCCTTGTGAGCAGCAATGGCTTAACACCCAGCCCAATACCCAGCCCGACACGACGCTTCAG CCGACGGAGTCAAAGTCCAATCAACTGCATCAGAGCCAGCATACTTGGGCCAATAAAACGCAAAG gggagatggagacagagagtcAGCCCAAGAGGCTCTTCCAGGGTACCACCACCATGCTGTCCTCTGATGTCTCCAACCTGTCAGATCTCAGCTCCTG TCACTCTCCAGATTTGCTGGACGGCAGCCTCAGCAGCGTCGGCTCCTCCACCGACTCGCCAGGCAAAATGGAGGGAGTGTCGCCCTCCTCGTCCAGCAACTCCCCCTTCGCTTCCCTCCAAGATTTGTCCCCAAAGTGA